The Pseudanabaena sp. ABRG5-3 genome includes the window ATTTGCAAAACAATATAGTAATGACCTTGTTTTGCATCGCCATTACCAAAATTAACCTTGTCAGCATCTATACTTATTGAGGCAATATCGTATGGCTATCAACTTATAGGTTTTGACCGCCATCACTGCAAAAAGGTTCACCCCAAAAAGGGTTCTAAAAATTCATGTCCGTTGTTAGTTCTGTATTAATTCCGATCATTAAACTGTGGTTGCGATCGCAGGTAGAACATATCGATACTCTCGAAATTGAGATCGCAGGCAAAAGTCGCCAAATTTTAAGCGGTGATATTCCTAAAGCAAATGTGATTGGGGCGGGGGCAAAATATCAAGGCTTAGCAGTAACTAATATCGATTTATGTGCAGAAGCGATTCATCTCAATATTGCCCAAATCCTTAAGGGTGAAGCTTTACGACTGCTCGATCCCATTCGCGTAACGATGGATGTCGAGCTATCTCCCGCAGATCTCCAAAGCTGTCTCAAGTCCCCTATTTTCCTCGATGCGATCGCTCCTGATACGCCGCCTATAGCCACAACCGATGACGAGATTCGCGCTTTACTAGAGCATCTAGTCCATAAACTTGGTGATGAATTTACCTTGCATGAATTAATCATCACTAATGGCAGTGCAAAATGTCGTGGGGAATTTGCGATCGCTGCCACCTAACCCTATATAGCAGCCCTAGATCATTTGTAGATTTTTTGTTTTTTGGAAGCGCACTCCAAAGGAGACACTTCCAAAAAACATTTATGATTAACGTATAAATTTAATTAATATTAATTATTAATTTTTGAAATTTAAAAAGTTACTTAAAGTTATCAATAAGTTATAACCATTTCAATTTAAAAAGTGCTGTTTCATTTGCTTTTAAAGTTTTTCAGCCAATCACTATTTTTTCGTGTTATATGATACACAACAAATTTTTAAGTATATGCTTAGATAAAAGACACAATCATATTTTATGATTTACACAAGTGAAATATAACTGACTGAATATTTCGATATTCTTGTATTTTGAATTTCTTAGCATCGAAATCAATTGAAGACGGGGTATTGAGACAAATGCAGACTAACAATAATGTCAAGACTGTGATAGCAAGTGATAGTCTAGTACTGGATATTTTGTGTAGCGAGTTTGGTTGTTGTACAGTTAACCAAGCGATGAAATATATAGATTCTTACAATAGTCATAAAAGAGAAATGTTTGGTGTCATACAAGAACATTTCAATAGGCTTTCCTATGAATGGCAAATGGGCAATGCTAAAAACTATCTAGAATCATTAGCTACAGAGTTGCGGTACTACATAATCTGTCATCTAATGTTGGACTATATGAATGATAAACAACGTACGTAACTGAGCGCAATAAATATAAACCCTAAAAACCTGTGGCGCAAGCTGAGCTTGCACCACAGGTTTTTAGTATGATTTTCTTATATCAATTCACGAAAGTGTGACAACACTCTTGTGAATTAAAAACCAAACCCAGTAGCGGTTTTCAAAACTAGAAATGGCTACGCCATTTCTAGTTTTGGTATTACATAGGCTTTATAAAGCAATAAAAGTAGATAGAATTGCACTACAAAAGTTAATTTCCTTAAACTTTTGTCATTCCATATAAATGTCCTTTAAATATCTTATTTTTCAGAAATTGCCAAAGTTTTTTTTAATTGTTATCGCCAATCTAGCTTGCTTAGCGATCGCCATCCAACCTGTATGGGCGCAATTTGGAGCAGTACCGATGCGGGTAAAGGTTTTTGATGGCGATAATATTACCCTTGTAGATCGGGGTATCAAAAATAAAATCCATCTTGCCTGTATCGATGCGCCTGAGTTACTACAAGCCGAAGGGGAACATGCCCGCAAAGTATTACAAAATATCCTTGCCGATGAAGAAATCTATGTCAGGGTTTTCAAAAAAGATAAATTTGGGCGCTACTACGGTGAAGTGATAGCAGGTGGACAAAATGCCAATAAATTAATGCTTTCCCTCGGACTTGCCCACTACGATCGCCTCCAAGAAAAGGACTGTCAAGGCTATGCAGAGTTAGAGTCAAAAGCACAAAGCGATCGCGCTGGTATTTGGGCAAATGGTACAGATGTAATGACACCTAGCCAATTTCGGCGTGAAAATAAATTATTAGGAGTTGGCTACTAAACAAAAAAGCTGTGCATTGCACAGCTTTTTTGTTATTACGGGATTGGGCATTGCCCAATCCCTATTTTTGTAAACTTAGACATCACGACGACGGAAACGACCACGACGCTTAGCATTTTCGGCTTTGCGCTTACGTTTTTCGCCTGCTGTTTCATGATACTGACAGCGACGAATATCTGCTAGTAAGCCAGCTTTTTGGATTTTTTTCTTAAATCGGCGTAGTGCCGACTCAATCCCTTCATTTTCACCAACGATTATTTGAGTCATGCTTATTTTGGGAGCAAAGTATTGTTCTTATTATGCTTTAGTTTGGCGCATTTTAATTTAGGCGGCGACTATCTAGATTAGCAAATCTAAGCCTATGTTGTAAAGTTTATTTTTGTGTAGCGGCGATCGCCTGCTGATCGTTTTGCAAAAAGATTGCTCTTAAAAGAGAGTTTGCAGCTTAATTATTTGTAGGATGCGTTAATACAAACGCATCAATTATCCTCAAATGATGGGTTACGCGATCGCGAACCCATCCTACATTTAATTTCAATAACTTACTCAAGCAAAAGGTTTGTCAAGAGATAACATGAGTCCCCATCCTTCTACAGAAGTTTACGATGCGATCGTAGTTGGCTCTGGAGCCAATGGCGGCGTGGCTGCCAAGGAATTAAGCGAACGTGGTTTAAAAGTCCTTGTTTTAGAAGCAGGTCGGACTCCCGCAGCAACTGAAATCGGCAATCAGGCAAGGGATATGGCAAAGCGGATATATAACCTTGCGATCGCGAAGCGTCAGTCCTATCAATCCATGCATCCCGGATATTGGAAGGCAAATCCCGATCTGTTTATTGATGAAAAGGACAATCCCTACACCACGCCGCCCGATCAGCCCTTTTATTGGATTCGGGGTCGTCAGGTGGGGGGCAAAAGCTTAACTTGGGGCGGGATCACTTTACGTTTATCGGATTATGAATTTAAGGCAGCTAGTCGTGATGGACATGAGCAGGACTGGCCGATCGCCTATGCCGATCTCGCTCCCTACTACAGTAAGTTAGAAAAATTCTTTCAGGTGCGGGGCAGCCAAGAAGGTTTAGCACAATTGCCTGATGGTTACTATCAGCCGACTTTGCCGCTAACGCCTGCGGAGGAACATCTCAAACATGTGGTTGAAAGTACATGGTCAGATCGTCGCCTGATTCCTTCACGGGGGTTTGGGTTGCACCGTCCCACACCAGAACAGCCTTGGCCCGCGTATTCCAGTTTGGGTTCTTCGCTGAAGGCGGCAATCGCCACGGGAAATGTGACTTTGCGATCGGATGCGATGGTCAGCCATGTAATTTTTGATCCTGATACCCACAAGGCGCGTGGGGTAGGCTATATCGATCGCAATACCAATCAAGCCTATGAGGCACTTGGGCGGACTGTGGTTTTATGCGCTTCGACGATTGAATCGGTGCGGATTCTGTTGCACTCTACGGAGAAATATCAAACTGCGGGCTTAACCAATCCTTCGGGAATGCTCGGTAGATTTTTGATGGATCATGTGTCCACCTCGACTTTCTTTTTCTTACCGAAGATCAAGCAAACTAAAACCTTTGATCTTTCAGGCTGTGACAGCTTTTTCATTCCCTGCTTCTGCAATTTAGAATCGCAACAGGAGAAATTCTTGCGTGGCTATGGCATCTGGGGCGGCGTGCAGCGCTTTGATTTACCGCATATTTTGCGAAAAGTTGGCGATGGCTCGATTGGGTTCCTGATTGCCCACGGTGAGGTTTTGCCGCGCTATGACAATCGTGTGCAGCTTAGTCAGGATGTCGTGGATGCTTGGGGTCTGCCTGTGCCGCACATTGAATGTGCATGGTCAGAGAATGAGCATCTAATGCTCGATCATATGCACCGCCAGATTGACGAGATCATTAAACTGGCTGGGGGCAAAAATATGCAGTTGACAGAGATGTTTCATGTGCCTGTATTTTCCGAATTTGTCAGTCGCATGGAAGAAACCATGTCATACTCTGCGCCCCCCGGTTATTACATCCATGAAGTCGGCGGCGCGAGAATGGGCAATTCACCTGATCATTCGGTTGTTAATGCCCATAATCAAATATGGGAAGCGCCAAATCTTTTTGTCACCGATGGTGCTTGTTGGACTTCCTCTGGTTGGCAAAGTCCAACTTTAACAGAGATGGCGATTACCGCGAGAGCCAGTGAGTTTATTGCCGAAGAAATGCGAAAAGGTAATTTGTAATTAAAAGCCATTGCAAAGCAATGGCTTTTAATTACAGGACTAATTACAGGACAAAGGTAGCTTTCAACATGCCTTCATCGGGATCTGGCTGGAGTTTGAATCCTAACCTGCGACAAATGCTTTGCATTGGGTCATTGCTATTGAGGATATAGCCAACGATCGCTTCTAGATTTTGTTCCTTGCCAATTTCTAAAATGCGGCGCAATAGCTCAGTGCCTAGCCCTTGATGATGGTAACGATCGCTAACAATGAGTGCAAATTCGGCTTCATTTGTGCCATGTAACTTACTCAACCTTGCCACACCCAAAATCTCATGTTCGGAGGTTTCAGGATTTTTGTAATCGGCGGCTAAGACCATTTCGCGATCGTAATCAATAAAGCAGATGCGGGTCAAACGTTCATGGGCGATCCGCTTTGTCAATTTCACCGTATGGGCATAACGCAAATAGACGCTTTCTTCCGAGAGACTTTGATGGAACTGCACCATTAATGGCTCATCTTCAGGACGAATAGGACGAATGGTAACGCGATCGCCCTTACGAGATTGCCAACATTCTACATATTTAGTGGGATAGGGCGTAATCGCAGGGATCGGACGTTGAGCGATGTCATCATCCGTATGCAATACAACTCTGGCATCAAGGGCAATCATCCCATCCGCAGAAACTAACAAAGGATTAATATCAATTTCGCGAATTTGGGGTTGCTCAACTACCAGTTGACTGAAGTTGACTAGTAATTGCTCAAGTTTTGCCATATCGATCGCTTTTCTACCTCGAACTCCCTGCAAAGCTTGGTAAATACGTGTTTGTTCCATCATCCGCCTTGCAAGGGTGGTGTTTAATGGTGGCAAAGCAAGCGCCCGATCTCGAAATACTTCCACCAATTGACCACCCATCCCAAATAGCATCACTTCCCCAAATTGAGGATCAAGGCTACTGCCGAGAATCAGTTCGTAGCCTTCCATTTTCACCATTGGCTGCACCGTGACACCCAAAAAGGCTTCGGGATCAATGGTACGAACTTTAGAGGCGATCACCATAAAAGCGCGGGTAACTGCCGCCGCATCTTCTAGATTCAACCGCACACCACCCACATCAGTTTTATGGGTGATCTTTTCTGAATGGAGCTTGAGAACTACGGGATAGCCAAAGCGATCGGCGATTTCTACGGCTTCAATGTCACTGGTGGCGATTTCAGTCGGTACTGTGGGAATACCATAGGCGGCAAGTAATTTTTTCGATTCGTATTCAGTTAATAGCAGGCGATCGCTTTTTGTGGCTTGCGCGAGAATCCGTTCAGCTAACTGGCGATCGGGCGCATGTAAATCCGAATCCACAGGCAAGGAAGGCGTTTCATAGATTCCCTTCAGATTGTAGGTATACCGCCACATATAGTTAAACAAGCGCACAGCCGTATCGGGATAGGGAAATGTGGGAATATTCGCTTGATTGAGAATTTCAGTTCCTGCGGCAATTTCTGCGCCACCCATCCAACTCGATAAAATGGGCTTTCCTAATTTGCTGTAGGACTTGAGCTTCTCTGCGGTTTGAGTGGGATTGGTCATCGCCTGCGGAGTTAAGATCACTAACATCGCGTCACTATTGGGATCATCGGCAACTACTTCAAGGGTTTGGGCATAGCGATCGCTACTGGCATCTCCGAGA containing:
- a CDS encoding bifunctional acetate--CoA ligase family protein/GNAT family N-acetyltransferase; the encoded protein is MEKILINQVCASDPAHDIWKKQRHPLDCIFRPRSVAVIGASEREGSVGRTLLWNLIRSPFGGTVFPVNPQRHSVLGIKSYRDIASVPEVVDLAIIATPAATVPQVIRECVGAGVKGAIIISAGFKEIGEQGAALEKEVLAEARNGGMRIIGPNCLGLMNPLAGLNATFAGTSARSGNVAFISQSGALCTSILDWSLGENVGFSAFVSIGSMLDVGWGDLIEYLGDDPHTHSIVLYMESIGDAHAFLSAAREVAMDKPIIVLKVGHTEAAAKAAASHTGALTGSDEVLNAAFRRCGVLRVHTISDLFDMAETLAKQPRPKGNRLSIVTNAGGPGAIATDALISGGGTLSELAPETIQKLNQFLPAQWSHHNPIDILGDASSDRYAQTLEVVADDPNSDAMLVILTPQAMTNPTQTAEKLKSYSKLGKPILSSWMGGAEIAAGTEILNQANIPTFPYPDTAVRLFNYMWRYTYNLKGIYETPSLPVDSDLHAPDRQLAERILAQATKSDRLLLTEYESKKLLAAYGIPTVPTEIATSDIEAVEIADRFGYPVVLKLHSEKITHKTDVGGVRLNLEDAAAVTRAFMVIASKVRTIDPEAFLGVTVQPMVKMEGYELILGSSLDPQFGEVMLFGMGGQLVEVFRDRALALPPLNTTLARRMMEQTRIYQALQGVRGRKAIDMAKLEQLLVNFSQLVVEQPQIREIDINPLLVSADGMIALDARVVLHTDDDIAQRPIPAITPYPTKYVECWQSRKGDRVTIRPIRPEDEPLMVQFHQSLSEESVYLRYAHTVKLTKRIAHERLTRICFIDYDREMVLAADYKNPETSEHEILGVARLSKLHGTNEAEFALIVSDRYHHQGLGTELLRRILEIGKEQNLEAIVGYILNSNDPMQSICRRLGFKLQPDPDEGMLKATFVL
- a CDS encoding GMC oxidoreductase; translation: MSPHPSTEVYDAIVVGSGANGGVAAKELSERGLKVLVLEAGRTPAATEIGNQARDMAKRIYNLAIAKRQSYQSMHPGYWKANPDLFIDEKDNPYTTPPDQPFYWIRGRQVGGKSLTWGGITLRLSDYEFKAASRDGHEQDWPIAYADLAPYYSKLEKFFQVRGSQEGLAQLPDGYYQPTLPLTPAEEHLKHVVESTWSDRRLIPSRGFGLHRPTPEQPWPAYSSLGSSLKAAIATGNVTLRSDAMVSHVIFDPDTHKARGVGYIDRNTNQAYEALGRTVVLCASTIESVRILLHSTEKYQTAGLTNPSGMLGRFLMDHVSTSTFFFLPKIKQTKTFDLSGCDSFFIPCFCNLESQQEKFLRGYGIWGGVQRFDLPHILRKVGDGSIGFLIAHGEVLPRYDNRVQLSQDVVDAWGLPVPHIECAWSENEHLMLDHMHRQIDEIIKLAGGKNMQLTEMFHVPVFSEFVSRMEETMSYSAPPGYYIHEVGGARMGNSPDHSVVNAHNQIWEAPNLFVTDGACWTSSGWQSPTLTEMAITARASEFIAEEMRKGNL
- the rpsU gene encoding 30S ribosomal protein S21, which translates into the protein MTQIIVGENEGIESALRRFKKKIQKAGLLADIRRCQYHETAGEKRKRKAENAKRRGRFRRRDV
- a CDS encoding thermonuclease family protein gives rise to the protein MPKFFLIVIANLACLAIAIQPVWAQFGAVPMRVKVFDGDNITLVDRGIKNKIHLACIDAPELLQAEGEHARKVLQNILADEEIYVRVFKKDKFGRYYGEVIAGGQNANKLMLSLGLAHYDRLQEKDCQGYAELESKAQSDRAGIWANGTDVMTPSQFRRENKLLGVGY
- a CDS encoding DUF2993 domain-containing protein, with amino-acid sequence MSVVSSVLIPIIKLWLRSQVEHIDTLEIEIAGKSRQILSGDIPKANVIGAGAKYQGLAVTNIDLCAEAIHLNIAQILKGEALRLLDPIRVTMDVELSPADLQSCLKSPIFLDAIAPDTPPIATTDDEIRALLEHLVHKLGDEFTLHELIITNGSAKCRGEFAIAAT